From the genome of Sebaldella sp. S0638:
TCCAGAAGCTAATTCTAATGAATTTGATTCATTATTCATCTCAACTGCAATATTTTTAAAAGCTGATATAACACCTTTATTATAAAAATTTCCAGTTTCTATTTTTACCCCAGTGCCTTCAATTACATTTATAGTTCCAAGATTTTTTATCTCTCCAACGCTTACAGAATAAATTCCATAATTTTGAAAACCATTCACATTAATTATACCTTCATTATTAAATTCTTGATTATATATTTTTGTTGTATAAAAGTCTCTTCCTGCTCCGATATAAACGCCATAAGAATTTTGACCATTCACATTAATTATTCCATTATTTTTAAAATTTTGAGAATAAGTGTCTATTCCTTCATTATTTCTACCATTTAAAGTTATGGTACCGTTGTTTTCTAATAAAAAATCTTTATAACCTGCTATTCCTTTAGAATTATCAGAGTTAATTATAATTTCTCCATTATTTATTAAATTTATAAGATCTGTTGTATCGTTAAGAAAATGAATTCCTATACCTGCAGCATTATCTGAATTTATTTCTATTATTCCACTTTTATCATTTAAAATATTAACAAAAGAACTCATATTGCTATCATCTACTCCAATGCCAAATATATTAACTCCTTCATTTAGAGATCCTTGAACTATTGAGTGATTAATAGAAATTTTTCCATTATTAATAACATTAGCATTACCTTTAACTCCTATGCCGGCTATTCCATTTATACTATTTAAATTTTGAACATCTATATTTCCAAAATTTTTAACTGAACCGCTAGGATTTAAGAATTCTCCGTATATTCCAACAACAGATATCTCTTTAACTAAAAAATCTACTAGAGAAAAGTCACCAATTACATCTATCTTACCTTTATTAGTAAAATCTCCTTCCAAAAAATAGATAGCTGATATATCAGTAAAACCATTTGTAATTCCTGTTGAATCTTGTCTTATAATTATTGTTCCAGTTTCTGAATTTTCTGAATTAATTAATGATTCTCCGAATAACCCACCAACTACTCCAAAATAATTGTCTGTTCCATTAATTTCAATTTTATTGTTATTAATAAATCTAAAATTTGAATTTACAGAATTTATTCCGAATTGTCCATTGATATTAGTTTTTATAATACCATTGTTAATAAATGAATTATTTGGGTCACTATTAAAAATAAGATAAAATAAGGTGTCATTATCAAGCATTGTTCCGTTATTAGTTAAAGTAATTGATGAGTTATTATAATTATAAGTTTCATTTGTTATCTGACTATTTAATATTTCTGTATCTATATTGAAATATATGTTAGTAGATACTAAGATTTTTGATAAAAATAATAACAATAAGGCATATTTTTTCATTGTTTGAGTCCTCCTTACATTTATATAAACTATAACTTTACTTTTTTAAAAAGATAAACTAAAACAGGGAAAATCAATATTAATAAAAATACCGAGAAAGGAATGAAAAAACCAATAATTATTATGAAACAATATCTTATGATTAAGAAATTTATTTTTTTCTCGTAAAAAATTAGTTCTTGATTTTTTGATATTTTATAAACTTTAATTACTAATAATTTCAAAATAATTGTAGAAATTAAAATTGAAGTTCCGTATAAAAGTTCAGGATATTTATCAAAAGGAACTTTAATAACCCATTTTGTGAAAATAGGGATACAGGATAAAAAGAAAAGAAATAATCCATTATACCAAATCAAGTCATTAGTTAAAACTTTCATTTCTTTAAATAAAAAATAATGTTCTTTCCAAAAAACCATTATCACTGTGAAACTTGTTAGATATATAAAAAAAGAAATTAAAAATATTTTTAAGTCATGAACTAAATAACTTGTTGGTAGTTCTACGTTTAATAGCATTATTGTTAATACTATTGAAATTATACCATCACTTAGTGCTTTCAATCTATCCATTATAATCACTTCAGATGTTTTCTAAAAAAAATACTTATCATTTTATTAGCTTCAGAGCTTTCTTTAGATTGATCTCCTAAAAGAGTGAAGTCATGAAAATAGCCTCTCCAGATTATAATAGAGATATCAACACCTTGATCTTTAGCTTTTTTAGCATAATTGACACCATCTTCTCTCAATTCTTCCGCACCTCCAAAATGAATTTGCATAGGAGGAAGCTTTTCTAAATTTCCATAAACAGGAGATATATATTTGTTTTTTTTATCGAACTTCCCTGCGTAAAGATCTATAGTATTTTGTCTTTTATTTTCATATTTAATATTAACAAGAATAGTATTAGATAAATATATCGAACTTGTTTCCGATAAATCTGTTGCTGGTGAAGACAAGGCTACTGCTGTTGGCATTACAATGTT
Proteins encoded in this window:
- a CDS encoding TMEM175 family protein, with the translated sequence MDRLKALSDGIISIVLTIMLLNVELPTSYLVHDLKIFLISFFIYLTSFTVIMVFWKEHYFLFKEMKVLTNDLIWYNGLFLFFLSCIPIFTKWVIKVPFDKYPELLYGTSILISTIILKLLVIKVYKISKNQELIFYEKKINFLIIRYCFIIIIGFFIPFSVFLLILIFPVLVYLFKKVKL